In Mycolicibacterium phocaicum, one DNA window encodes the following:
- a CDS encoding BTAD domain-containing putative transcriptional regulator, whose protein sequence is MRPAGIDFGVLGTLRMAAGDHVVSLGAPKQRAVFAMLLLNRGRPVSVDALIDAVWEQSPAAAARTALHSYISNLRKILAESGMPRETLAAAPPGYRLDVAEDATDLGRFEKEKVAGVRAAAAGHFPSAAVHLSAALAQWRGPVLGDLSDFAFVDAVAAALVDERIVVETARAEAEIACGQAALVIGPLESLVAEHPYREPLWAQLITAYYSCGRQADALDAFRRVKSILAEDLGIDPGAAISALQQRILRQEPLDVQGTAQATAVHTIGRLRSDSTRTSASRAGLRDASGQWFALRAMATRIGRLADNDIVLDAADVSRHHAVIVDAGSGPVMVDLRSANGVYVQGMRIEANTNLFDGDRIRIGAHEFTLELG, encoded by the coding sequence ATGCGGCCGGCCGGAATCGACTTCGGTGTTCTGGGCACGCTGCGAATGGCTGCCGGCGACCACGTCGTCTCACTGGGCGCACCGAAGCAGCGTGCGGTGTTCGCGATGCTGCTACTCAACCGCGGGCGGCCGGTGTCGGTGGACGCGTTGATCGACGCGGTGTGGGAGCAGTCCCCGGCCGCGGCCGCCCGTACCGCGTTGCATTCCTACATCTCCAATCTGCGAAAGATCTTGGCGGAGTCCGGAATGCCGCGGGAGACACTGGCCGCCGCCCCGCCCGGCTATCGTCTCGATGTCGCGGAGGACGCAACCGACCTGGGGCGCTTCGAGAAGGAGAAGGTCGCCGGGGTACGGGCGGCGGCCGCCGGTCACTTCCCGTCCGCGGCGGTGCACCTGTCGGCGGCCCTGGCGCAGTGGCGTGGCCCGGTCCTCGGCGACCTGTCCGACTTTGCCTTCGTCGACGCCGTCGCCGCCGCGCTGGTCGACGAGCGCATTGTCGTGGAGACCGCGCGTGCGGAAGCCGAAATCGCCTGCGGCCAGGCGGCTCTGGTGATCGGGCCGCTGGAATCGCTGGTTGCCGAGCATCCCTACCGCGAACCGCTGTGGGCGCAGCTGATCACCGCCTACTACAGCTGCGGGCGGCAGGCGGATGCCCTCGACGCGTTCCGGCGCGTCAAGTCGATCCTGGCCGAGGACCTCGGCATCGATCCCGGCGCGGCGATAAGTGCCCTGCAGCAACGCATTCTGCGGCAGGAACCACTCGACGTACAGGGCACTGCGCAGGCGACGGCGGTGCACACCATCGGCCGGCTCCGGTCGGACTCCACGCGGACGAGCGCGTCCAGGGCGGGCCTGCGCGACGCGTCGGGGCAGTGGTTCGCCTTGCGCGCCATGGCGACCCGCATCGGTCGCCTGGCCGACAACGACATCGTGCTCGACGCCGCGGACGTCAGCCGGCACCATGCCGTCATCGTCGATGCGGGCAGTGGACCGGTGATGGTGGACCTGCGTTCGGCCAACGGCGTCTACGTGCAGGGCATGCGGATCGAGGCCAACACCAATCTGTTCGATGGCGATCGCATCCGCATCGGCGCGCATGAATTCACCCTCGAACTCGGGTAG